TGGCTGTTTGCGGATGAGATGGCGCGCTTTGGAAATCTGCTGTCCCAAATCTGCCAGACTGCGCAGCCAAAGATATTCGAGTTCAGGGTTTTGCGGTTGCGCCTGATGTTTTGCCTCAAACCAATCCCGGCAGCTTTGCGGTTGAATTTGCAGCCAATAGTTTTGCAGGAGGCGCAGTTCGTCCAGATTTTGCAGGTCGTCACGGTTGAGGAGGATGGCATCCATGGCCTCATCCGCGTTTTGAGCCCAAAGAAGGGCGCTTTCAAGCTCAGCGATTCCTGCAAAAGAGAGGCTCGCCAAACAAAGGAGTAAAAAGCCTGAAAGCGCCTTTTTTAGCATGTTATTTCAGCAGCAGCATCCGGCGCGGAGGCTCGGAACTGCCTTCTAAACGATAATAATAAACTCCGGAACTCAAGCCAGAGGGCGCTTGCCACTGGATGTGATTTTCACCCGCGCGAAGGCTGAAAACAGGGGTTTCATCCACCAGCCTGCCTTTGACGTCGAAAATCTGGATGGTAACATTCTCATTTTTGAGCGCGTTTACCCGGATGGATGTTTCAGCTCTGAAGGGGTTGGGGCTATTTACGCCAAGCAGCAGATTTGGCGGCAAAACGTTATCTGACACAGCCGTTCCCGCAGTGGCATGGAAGGGTATTTCGTAGGTTCCCAAATCGGGTGAAGAAATGGCGAAATGGAAATTAGCGAAACCTTCAGCAACCCAGAGGTTCAGGTGAAAAGCTTTGGCCTCACCCGGTGCCAGGATCAAGGTTTGTGGAATGCTGCCAGGGTAGCAGTTGTTTTCTTCATCACAATAGTTGAAATACCAACCCAGGGAAGATTCATCCTCCACAATCTGCATTGTCATGGTATCCGTGTGCTGGCCTGTGTTGAACACCCACAGGATTTCAGAAAGTCCCGAGGAATTGGGCGGGAAAACCAGGTTGGCGGGATCCCAATCCAATACAGCACGGACCTGATATTCAGGCTGTTCCAAGCTGGTTGTGGCTTGAATGATGTTGCCCTGGGAATCCTGGATGGTCGCCAAAACCCAGAGATTGGATTGGTTCCAAGCCTGATCAATGCTGAAATTATGGCTGAAAACCGCAGGTTCCCCAAGGTTCAGAGTGATGTTTTGATTGTGGAGAGAACGCGCCACGCGGGTGATGGAGCCGGAATTGTTTTCCAGCAAATAAAACCAAAGTGTAAGTC
Above is a window of Candidatus Cloacimonadota bacterium DNA encoding:
- a CDS encoding T9SS type A sorting domain-containing protein, which codes for MKKLAFIIILLASIALFANLELWPRTNVVEAFVAQDDPSSNIALQSLDQALQAWHEGEFTQARLYQSLGDAGVQARFSQNPGGEIPSVVFNGSHIVQNPSDLLQHSTLAQQLMWASAPIRMEITQFNPASGATSVKVTLLNPEQAANGLTLWFYLLENNSGSITRVARSLHNQNITLNLGEPAVFSHNFSIDQAWNQSNLWVLATIQDSQGNIIQATTSLEQPEYQVRAVLDWDPANLVFPPNSSGLSEILWVFNTGQHTDTMTMQIVEDESSLGWYFNYCDEENNCYPGSIPQTLILAPGEAKAFHLNLWVAEGFANFHFAISSPDLGTYEIPFHATAGTAVSDNVLPPNLLLGVNSPNPFRAETSIRVNALKNENVTIQIFDVKGRLVDETPVFSLRAGENHIQWQAPSGLSSGVYYYRLEGSSEPPRRMLLLK